From Anopheles funestus chromosome 3RL, idAnoFuneDA-416_04, whole genome shotgun sequence, a single genomic window includes:
- the LOC125771615 gene encoding uncharacterized protein LOC125771615: MADLQATVEFAVELYKFYNVDLFQRGLYQVRCSLRVSPRLPVQVETCLPDATTAGIPSVQSVLNQNGGSANHSNSNNNPNSNTNCSSSNTNNNNSTTNGSVGAGSNTSGIASGAGTGSGSLPSSNTGSVGGGCGLVAIGGPTGNGNAPSTGSTSSTGRPEVGPCLSSTASSGVIGGGSMSSMPSSSSMPTPNSVTTGSSMVPIGNAPGPACTNGSGGGGGGGGGSSGNSPTASSDSRSGATIIDDTGASRVFQILYRNEEVSLRDVIMFRAHLLVDSRHLKESIERAEFSLNLELWFGEQTNGNVLTLASTRTLQLNFHPGRGLHYHLPVLFDYFHLAAVSVGIHASLVALHQPYINAPKSTKPWMSSSKLNCRGGNSPGPLEAIFFGPQVGSGAKCGGGSAGRLLHARNVHKEICALLLGALESLRLSLQEFCTVLPHQWTALTGSTPLSNLDTEQRLRKLSDLAKLLDTEDDLAARANSDIAQLCAECILYWRRVLSAATQPAVHGLLAKKHHTLRVRRFAEGFFVIDNPRHLASGCYDSNYQNYVSICEMARRSRYLSSLPPLPVHCTPLDGDANSLPLIFEDRYTDANEYGKRRSGSEPHLNGTGGIGAVGNTGQSTLVKPPKQHHHPNKIAPIVSNTSKECSCGIATCYVEPVPKICGSYMGIMTPRYALGGDILQASLTITPAAAASQNGLCPKALSRHSVSTLLDPVPMTDVCPWDQQFKGIYTSGPTSGLSGGTLPTRHSKSLDQLEIQPNANSASLPRQHLHGAATVANYNGYGAQSQSHHQQQQQQQQQIGSLHHQPQQRQPMIYQHPGQQTQQLQQMPGGIALLQTLPKSKPKNPVQAEDLLKNINEFREKYKNPGDPRKMIHAGGTATHNPTYDLQQDALGMSALLNGYAKSTTGDYRHELKHTQGTRSSQHHGHRDQSHPGGPINSTAAGSYYNSLPKGAGLGAPRSSFPPVRSKKQQQSSSTSLPTKSASNTIPRSNSSQQLRQTSQNSAASMSIGGVNSATLPHRSVEFSRIRVSDFKQLVHGQQRRSTSNGSTHKIGTSGNGSAATNVGRDSSSSATTPEITPRTRNKQRRLLSSASVPFQLENLELKPAGGGGGVTSVSAVATGTGGFSESLPNLAPPPAAFASDSPPAPIGGATFLLRRRHSSSESTSSLSEQSGWVSSRRSTGPSSPDTLRNDQRVVNGEQLRKRLLKLLNEQPRLVANRKNSTPSSTTEFFARSNQSSMKSKSGCGPSEMLRGASVQTENWNNLEKEWNDSRARALANATSGPYGMVSGKRAPEAAATTESTAREGISTADIKPPKRTNKKEKSKSDFDLAHISDYVFDDLRLLPPQQFRDAPPPPDEFRDPPSFVDDVSNRSNKDGGDKQKATVLAPADIPPPTERQKPPKEDQPQQPQQQLQQQQHIPAQQQPPQQQQLQRHQVQYYATLPKSHPPVPMTPLSVIFQPQIITAPQPQPHHQQQQQHYATPQALMQQHHYSKPLSSQIYMGPGTAQPTPKPKCEIQAIDNPLYHIYEVVKTPRPVMKSQSSNELAAIAKCAETLNNANATNLCTVAVATQMQHQPSMVHNGKAQYAPSTVAPSVERKASVRETPPQPSNTAEPIGTGSVRRKVNETEEEFDESPDRKRVDPPMQLLEFEKCREEFRKQINYSGSIYSDFQKMASEMPYFHIADEFRAFSPAGLHLVICVHGLDGNSADLRLVRTYLELGLPGTHLEFLMSERNQGDTFSDFDTMTDRLVAEVLYHIETYQLNPSRISFVAHSLGTIIVRSALARPQMRPLLSRLHTFLSLSGPHLGTLYNSSGLVNMGMWFMQKWKKSGSLLQLCLRDAADPRQSFLYRLSQRSTLHHFKNVLLCGSSQDRYVPPHSARLELCKAAVRDQSNLGIVYREMVHNIIAPMLARQDLTLARFDVHHALPHTANALIGRAAHIAVLDSELFIEKFLLVAGLKYFS; this comes from the exons ATTGTATCAAGTGCGATGTTCGTTGCGCGTCTCCCCACGGCTTCCGGTGCAGGTCGAAACGTGTCTGCCCGATGCAACGACGGCCGGCATACCCTCGGTGCAGTCGGTGCTAAATCAAAATGGCGGAAGCGCCAACCACAGCAACTCCAACAACAAtcccaacagcaacaccaattgcagcagcagcaacaccaacaacaataacagcaCAACCAACGGAAGTGTCGGGGCGGGCTCCAACACAAGTGGGATTGCCAGCGGTGCCGGAACCGGAAGTGGTTCTTTGCCGAGCAGTAACACGGGCAGTGTCGGTGGGGGCTGTGGACTGGTCGCCATCGGTGGTCCAACGGGCAATGGTAACGCACCGTCGACCGGATCGACCAGCTCGACTGGCCGACCGGAAGTGGGACCGTGCCTCTCGTCTACGGCAAGCAGTGGTGTCATCGGTGGTGGGTCAATGTCGTCAATGCCGAGCAGTAGCTCGATGCCTACACCAAACTCAGTCACGACCGGTTCGTCTATGGTCCCGATCGGCAATGCTCCGGGACCGGCATGCACCAACGGGAGCGGAggagggggtggtggtggtggaggcaGCAGCGGTAACTCACCTACAGCCAGCTCCGACAGTCGGTCGGGTGCGACCATCATCGATGACACCGGTGCGTCACGTGTCTTTCAGATCCTTTATCGCAACGAGGAGGTGTCGTTGCGTGACGTTATCATGTTCCGGGCACACCTGCTAG TCGACAGCCGGCATCTGAAGGAATCGATCGAGCGTGCCGAGTTCTCGCTCAACCTCGAGCTGTGGTTCGGTGAGCAGACGAACGGCAACGTACTGACGCTGGCATCGACGCGCACGCTGCAGCTAAACTTTCATCCTGGCCGGGGGCTTCACTATCATCTGCCGGTACTATTCGACTACTTTCATCTAGCCGCCGTCAGTGTCGGGATCCATGCGAGCCTGGTTGCCCTGCATCAGCCTTACATCAA TGCACCCAAGTCAACTAAACCGTGGATGAGCAGCTCGAAGTTAAACTGTCGCGGTGGCAATTCACCCGGCCCGCTCGAGGCGATCTTCTTCGGGCCACAGGTCGGTAGCGGTGCCAAATGTGGCGGAGGTTCTGCCGGCCGATTGCTGCACGCCCGGAACGTCCACAAAGAAATCTGTGCCTTGCTGCTGGGGGCCTTGGAATCGCTCCGGCTATCGTTGCAGGAGTTCTGCACCGTGCTTCCCCACCAGTGGACAGCTCTGACCGGTTCCACGCCGCTGTCCAATCTCGACACCGAGCAAAGACTGAGGAAGCTGTCCGATTTGGCAAAG CTTTTGGACACTGAGGACGATCTAGCAGCGCGGGCAAACTCGGACATTGCGCAGCTTTGTGCAGAATGCATCCTTTACTGGCGAAGAGTGCTGTCAGCTGCTACACAACCCGCCGTACATGGGCTGTTGGCTAAGAAACATCACACACTACGAGTGCGGCGCTTTGCGGAAGGATTCTTTGTGATCGATAACCCTAGACATCTTGCCAGCGGTTGTTACGATTCAAACTACCAAAACTACGTATCGATCTGCGAGATGGCCAGACGATCGCGCTATCTGTCATCGTTACCACCACTACCGGTCCACTGCACACCGCTAGACGGAGATGCCAACTCGTTGCCGCTCATCTTCGAGGATCGGTACACCGATGCGAACGAGTACGGCAAGCGGCGCTCAGGCAGTGAGCCTCATCTGAACGGTACCGGAGGCATTGGAGCTGTCGGCAACACGGGACAGTCCACGCTTGTGAAACCTCCGAAACAGCACCACCATCCGAACAAGATTGCGCCGATCGTGAGCAACACCAGCAAGGAGTGTTCGTGCGGAATTGCGACATGCTACGTCGAGCCGGTACCGAAGATCTGTGGCAGTTACATGGGCATCATGACACCACGGTATGCGCTCGGTGGAGATATACTGCAGGCGAGTCTCACCATAacaccggcagcagcagcctCACAAAATGGGCTTTGTCCTAAGGCACTTTCGCGACATTCTGTTTCGACGCTGCTCGATCCTGTCCCAATGACTGACGTGTGTCCCTGGGATCAGCAGTTCAAAGGCATTTATACCAGTGGACCGACGAGTGGTCTCTCTGGTGGTACACTGCCCACACGACACAGCAAATCGCTCGATCAGCTTGAGATACAACCGAATGCTAACTCTGCTTCGCTGCCAAGACAGCATCTTCATGGTGCCGCTACCGTGGCCAACTACAATGGGTATGGAGCACAGTCACAGTcacatcatcaacagcagcagcagcagcagcaacaaatagGATCTCTTCACCACCAGCCACAGCAAAGACAGCCGATGATTTACCAACACCCAGGACAGCAAacgcagcagctgcagcagatGCCTGGAGGCATTGCTCTGTTGCAGACATTACCCAAATCTAAACCGAAGAACCCTGTCCAGGCAGAGGATCTACTGAAGAACATCAACGAGTTTCGGGAGAAGTACAAAAATCCGGGCGATCCGCGTAAGATGATTCATGCCGGTGGGACGGCCACTCACAATCCTACATACGATCTGCAACAAGACGCCCTCGGTATGTCTGCCCTTTTGAACGGATACGCCAAATCAACTACCGGTGACTATCGGCACGAGTTGAAGCATACGCAAGGTACACGCAGCTCCCAACATCACGGCCATCGCGATCAGTCCCATCCGGGAGGGCCAATAAACTCTACTGCAGCAGGATCTTACTACAACTCCCTTCCTAAAGGGGCCGGTTTGGGTGCGCCCCGAAGTTCCTTCCCACCGGTACGCAGTAAAAAGCAGCAACAGTCCAGCTCCACCTCGTTACCGACTAAATCGGCTTCGAACACTATTCCACGCAGCAACTCCTCCCAACAGTTGCGTCAAACGTCTCAAAACAGTGCCGCATCGATGTCGATTGGTGGAGTGAACAGTGCCACGCTGCCGCACCGATCGGTGGAGTTTTCTCGTATTCGTGTGTCAGACTTTAAGCAGCTGGTACATGGCCAACAGAGACGAAGTACCTCGAACGGAAGTACGCATAAAATCGGTACGTCAGGCAACGGAAGTGCGGCAACGAATGTTGGAAGAGATTCCAGCAGTTCGGCTACCACTCCCGAGATAACTCCGCGGACACGCAATAAGCAACGTCGTCTACTATCGTCGGCAAGCGTTCCCTTTCAGTTGGAAAATCTTGAGCTAAAACCGgcgggtggtggtggcggtgtgACGTCGGTTTCTGCAGTTGCAACCGGTACGGGGGGATTCAGTGAAAGTCTACCAAACCTCGCACCTCCTCCGGCCGCATTTGCTAGTGATTCACCGCCCGCTCCTATAGGAGGTGCCACCTTTCTGCTAAGAAGACGCCATTCAAGCAGTGAATCGACGTCATCGCTCAGCGAACAGTCCGGTTGGGTTTCGAGTCGCCGTAGTACCGGCCCATCCAGTCCGGACACTTTGCGGAACGATCAGCGCGTGGTGAATGGTGAGCAGCTTCGAAAGCGCCTGCTGAAGCTGCTCAATGAACAGCCCCGGTTGGTTGCCAATCGAAAGAACAGTACACCGTCCTCAACGACGGAGTTCTTTGCTCGTAGCAACCAAAGCTCGATGAAGTCGAAATCGGGTTGCGGTCCGAGCGAAATGCTTCGTGGTGCTTCGGTTCAGACGGAAAACTGGAATAACCTCGAAAAGGAATGGAACGATTCGCGGGCTCGTGCACTAGCCAATGCCACGAGTGGCCCGTACGGTATGGTTAGTGGAAAACGAGCTCCCGAAGCAGCGGCAACAACCGAGTCGACAGCTCGGGAAGGGATAAGCACAGCCGACATAAAGCCTCCGAAACGCACgaacaagaaggaaaaatccaAGTCAGATTTTGACCTGGCGCACATCTCGGACTACGTGTTTGATGACCTGCGTCTACTTCCGCCGCAGCAATTTCGAGACgcaccgccaccaccggaCGAGTTCCGAGATCCTCCTTCGTTTGTGGACGATGTTTCGAACAGAAGTAACAAAGACGGAGGAGATAAACAAAAAGCGACTGTACTGGCTCCTGCAGACATTCCTCCACCGACGGAACGTCAGAAGCCACCGAAAGAAGATCAGCCACAGCAACCAcaacagcagctgcagcagcaacagcatatACCGGCACAACAACAGCcaccgcagcagcaacagctacAGCGACATCAAGTTCAGTACTATGCCACACTTCCTAAGAGCCATCCGCCGGTTCCGATGACTCCACTGTCGGTAATATTTCAACCGCAAATTATTACCGCACCACAGCCTCAACCACatcaccaacagcaacagcaacattaTGCCACTCCGCAGGCATTGATGCAACAGCATCACTACAGCAAACCCTTGAGCAGCCAAATCTACATGGGTCCTGGTACGGCACAACCCACCCCCAAACCAAAGTGTGAGATACAGGCGATTGATAACCCGCTCTACCACATCTACGAGGTGGTGAAAACTCCTCGGCCCGTCATGAAATCGCAAAGCTCCAACGAGCTGGCAGCTATAGCGAAATGTGCGGAAACACTGAACAACGCGAATGCGACGAATCTTTGCACCGTTGCAGTGGCAACACAGATGCAGCATCAACCATCAATGGTTCACAACGGTAAGGCACAGTACGCTCCGTCAACGGTAGCGCCCTCTGTCGAACGGAAGGCATCGGTTCGAGAAACACCACCACAGCCCTCCAACACTGCAGAACCGATCGGGACGGGATCGGTACGGAGGAAAGTGAACGAAACGGAAGAAGAGTTCGACGAGAGCCCTGATCGCAAGCGAGTGGATCCTCCGATGCAGCTGCTGGAGTTCGAAAAGTGTCGTGAGGAGTTCCGCAAACAGATCAACTATTCCGGCTCGATCTATTCCGACTTCCAGAAGATGGCCTCCGAGATGCCGTACTTTCACATCGCGGACGAGTTCAGAGCGTTCTCACCGGCCGGTTTGCATCTGGTAATATGCGTACATGGGCTGGACGGTAATTCGGCCGATCTGCGACTAGTGCGCACTTACCTGGAACTCGGACTGCCCGGTACGCACCTGGAGTTTCTAATGTCGGAACGGAACCAGGGCGATACGTTCTCCGACTTTGACACCATGACCGATCGGTTGGTCGCGGAAGTTTTATACCACATCGAAACATATCAGCTCAATCCGAGCCGCATCTCATTCGTAGCGCATTCGCTTGGAACGATCATTGTTCGGTCAGCGTTAGCGAGACCACAGATGCGACCGCTACTGTCCCGGTTGCATACGTTCCTTTCGCTCTCTGGACCACATCTGGGAACGCTGTACAACTCCAGTGGGCTTGTCAATATGG GTATGTGGTTTATGCAAAAGTGGAAAAAGTCTGGTTCGCTGTTGCAGCTGTGTTTGCGCGATGCAGCCGATCCACGCCAAAGTTTCCTGTACCGGCTGAGTCAGCGCAGCACTCTGCATCACTTCAAAAACGTCTTACTGTGCGGATCATCACAGGATCGCTACGTTCCACCACATTCGGCACGGTTGGAGCTGTGCAAAGCTGCCGTACGAGACCAATCGAATCTCGGCATAGTGTATCG TGAAATGGTGCACAACATAATAGCGCCCATGCTGGCCAGACAGGATCTGACACTGGCCCGATTCGATGTACACCATGCGCTTCCACACACGGCTAACGCGCTGATCGGACGAGCGGCCCATATCGCCGTGCTCGATTCGGAGCTGTTCATCGAGAAGTTTTTGCTGGTGGCcgggttgaaatatttcagctAG